A genomic region of Eucalyptus grandis isolate ANBG69807.140 chromosome 5, ASM1654582v1, whole genome shotgun sequence contains the following coding sequences:
- the LOC104443546 gene encoding uncharacterized protein LOC104443546 → MGAGGPDDDDNRWPPWLKPLLSESFFVQCKTHADSHKSECNMYCLDCMNGALCSLCLVSQHKDHRAIQIRRSSYHDVIRVSEIQKVLDITGVQTYIINSARVVFLNERPQPRPGKGVTNTCEVCERSLLDSFRFCSLGCKIVGTSKNFVKKPMKLKKQRAMASDDSEEDSYSSNSSSSRRRHKSPFRGGHHHHHKVHSFTPSTPPPTATNYRIAKRRKGIPHRAPTGGFIIEY, encoded by the exons ATG GGTGCTGGAGGTCCAGATGATGACGACAACAGGTGGCCGCCatggctgaagcctctgctcaGCGAGAGCTTCTTCGTGCAATGCAAGACGCACGCTGACTCGCACAAGAGCGAGTGCAACATGTACTGCTTGGACTGCATGAACGGAGCTCTCTGCTCTCTCTGCCTCGTGTCTCAACACAAGGATCATCGTGCCATTCAG ATAAGGAGGTCGTCGTACCACGATGTGATCAGAGTGTCCGAGATACAGAAAGTGCTGGACATAACTGGTGTCCAGACCTACATCATCAACAGTGCCCGGGTCGTGTTCTTGAACGAGCGACCTCAGCCAAGGCCCGGGAAGGGCGTCACCAACACCTGTGAAGTCTGCGAGCGCAGCCTCCTTGATTCCTTCCGTTTCTGCTCGCTCGGTTGCAAG ATTGTGGGGACATCGAAGAACTTCGTGAAGAAGCCGATGAAGCTGAAGAAGCAACGGGCGATGGCCTCCGACGACTCCGAGGAGGACTCAtacagcagcaacagcagcagcagccgccgccgccacaaGAGCCCCTTCCGCGgtggccaccaccaccaccacaaggTCCACAGCTTCACgccgtcgacgccgccgccgacggCCACCAACTACCGGATCGCCAAGCGCCGGAAGGGGATCCCGCACCGTGCCCCGACGGGCGGGTTCATCATCGAGTACTGA